The segment CCGCCAACCTGGGCGTTAAGCTCTTTGTACTGGATGATGGTTGGTTCGGGGCCAAACATCCGCGTTTCGACGACAAGGCTGGTCTCGGCGACTGGGTGGCGAACCGTGATCGATTTCCCAACGGACTACAACCACTAGCTGAAAACATAACAAATCTCCAGCCTGCCAACACTGAGACAAACCTACAATTTGGTCTTTGGTTCGAACCTGAGATGGTTAACCAAAAATCGGATTTGTATGAACGGCACCCTGACTGGGTGTTGCATGCTGGTCAATACCCCCGCACCGAGACACGCCAACAACTGGTTTTGAATGTGGCGCTCACCGAGGTCCAGAACTTCATCATTGAATCAGTTTCAGGTATTCTCCAAAGTGTCCCTGTCTCCTATGTGAAGTGGGACAATAATCGAGGCATTCACGAAAGTCCTACGCCTCACAATCATCATGCGTACATGCTGGGTTTATATCGCGTGTTTGAGGAGCTGACCAGTCGCTTTCCCCACGTTCTTTGGGAAGGATGTGCGTCTGGCGGTGGTCGTTTTGACCCTGGTGTTTTACAATACTTTCCCCAGATTTGGACATCTGATAACACGGATGCTTTGGACCGCATTCACATCCAATTCGGCACATCTTTAGTTTATCCAGCATCCTCCATGGGCGCGCATGTATCCGCAGTACCAAACGAATTTACGGGTCGCACTATACCATTTAGATTCCGAGCTCACGTGGCGATGATGGGGGGCTCTTTTGGGTTGGAGCTCAACCCGGATACTCTTCCAGCTGAAGACAAGGCACAAATCCCAAGTCTCATTGCTCTAGCAGAGAAAATAAATCCCATCGTGATCCGAGGGGATATGTGGCGTCTGAACCTACCGGCGGATTCGAACTATCCAGCTGCTCTCTTCATTTCAGAGGACGCGAACCAGGCTGTCCTATTTGCCTTCCAAATCCGCGCAACAACCGTGCACAACTATCCGTTGCTCCGGCTTCAGGGCTTAGATCCTTCAGCAAGGTACAAAATCGATGGAGATCAGACATTTTCTGGTGCAACACTTATGAACGGCGGCATTCAACATAGATTTGCGGGCGACTATGATAGCAGGGTAGTGTTCCTAGAAAGGTTAGAGCATAAGGAAACTTAGCCGGAGGGTAGACCTAACCCTTTGTTCCAATGAATGAGTGCCGATTGTCCGCTAGAAGAATTCCCTCGTATTTATGCCTAGGTAAACCACGAAAATTGAATGAAAGTACCGCTCATGTTGTAATCTACTTCTTTATAAAAATACTCAACTTTTAGCCCTTATATACGTAGAATTATGTAGAGATTCCACTTCGTATACAGTGCGAATTAAAGATTTTAGCTACTTTCTTCACAACTAGTTCGTAGGTAATACCTATAAATCCAGTATTATGTTAGAAATCATACCAGAAGTATTCTGATGCAATTTCATCACCTCTTACAGAAAAATGGCTGTTTTTGCAGGGTGTTGAAAATGCCATTTTGCATGGGATTTCGGTGTCCGACTCGCTGGAGTACGTAAGCGTAAGAAGCAAAATTTTATTGACGCCCACAAGCCCTACTGGACAGTGCTCTTAA is part of the Pochonia chlamydosporia 170 chromosome Unknown PCv3seq00030, whole genome shotgun sequence genome and harbors:
- a CDS encoding alpha-galactosidase C precursor (similar to Aspergillus terreus NIH2624 XP_001211490.1) produces the protein MTLTLVHPSRANGSPTKPIIIDKYSFALNGCNVSYRFHIDNETGDVILDHFGGLVTENPPVQTIHNGGWSTQAHLRREFPDLGRGDFRSPAVCIMQADGCTISDFKYQSHTVLEGKPSLSELPSTFGKEDEVATLIIHMFDNCSSVAADLVYSVFPKHDAIVRSIKITNKSEKNIIVDKLASICVDLPPGEYDMLELQGDWARECARVRREVDYGTQGFVSTAGYSSHFYNPFLAITSPTTTESQGEAWGFSLVYTGSFSVEVEKSSQGLTRALMGMNPSQLSWPLGPGESLTSPECVSVFSASGVGCMSRKFHRLYRQNLIKSKFVSVPRPVLLNSWEALYFNFDEKTIYKLAQESANLGVKLFVLDDGWFGAKHPRFDDKAGLGDWVANRDRFPNGLQPLAENITNLQPANTETNLQFGLWFEPEMVNQKSDLYERHPDWVLHAGQYPRTETRQQLVLNVALTEVQNFIIESVSGILQSVPVSYVKWDNNRGIHESPTPHNHHAYMLGLYRVFEELTSRFPHVLWEGCASGGGRFDPGVLQYFPQIWTSDNTDALDRIHIQFGTSLVYPASSMGAHVSAVPNEFTGRTIPFRFRAHVAMMGGSFGLELNPDTLPAEDKAQIPSLIALAEKINPIVIRGDMWRLNLPADSNYPAALFISEDANQAVLFAFQIRATTVHNYPLLRLQGLDPSARYKIDGDQTFSGATLMNGGIQHRFAGDYDSRVVFLERLEHKET